In one Takifugu flavidus isolate HTHZ2018 chromosome 9, ASM371156v2, whole genome shotgun sequence genomic region, the following are encoded:
- the matr3l1.2 gene encoding matrin 3-like 1.2 isoform X4, with protein MSQKSQSDTGQKHFAVGRGLLAAAETLNFNLNEQRPGRPMGGVSSGVGGGGGMEGPEGSPQMSRHGSSGSHLGNTMKLFASLGLSPSDLDALAEIPEEDISVETLPQILMQLKSRKTEAAERRSMTTMSSDAAFRGGSWTDVQTGRMGSSSLGLGSARPQPSVDFGFGSLQDMGQNRGFNFNYASGGGGGGASRDRSYSELSHHDSYTGLDMGPSTSDPVFMQRRIGSPSNGKVQDFLGVTPTMFPHVCSLCDFDVHSILEWNQHISGLQHAERRRLLLNMYPDWDPGMPSSRGGGLMNTPNLSAGLLGPVPGASVQVGGGLAPGWGGGSVQSANKLGPNQPRSRVVVVKYDRKPLSNKTLFAFTKPFGVLREHLVLKNKAFLEMSSHEEAADMVNYHKENPASLYGKPLSFYLSKTLLVIEKDLHSTNRQERTNEQVMERHSREDSIQHSQVVFFSNLPREEDKKKELLTIAGRFGVVEKHLFLTDQAFVQLGTPQDAKMMVKYYTMNPLTIKGRKIRLNICAKYKTLDTSRRLERSERSYGVGGSSTRTTSGSLRTSSSSSKIKEKKKKKEEEDKGKESPKSEEKVEDEEVSEVLEKDEEASAEKKLVTNGDAEGEELKKAETMEEEVKQEVPGAPGGVATAAAVDPGDRPEAKDGEDQRNKADPKESAEAEDVLGDVNMEDFVTLDELAEDEDEAEQAAESIDSSKRGVSMEVTPGQRGHACVTCGWRDASVCLQGMRVVNIVGFRRGYNFLNELLALAKPFGKVVKHLVLDLRAEAYLQFETEEQAKTMARFYNTNVTASVCGRPVRISHSTSYPTIQCGSSKVVYVGNIPSSSFSDESILKLAEPFGKVCKYFTNRIKREAFIEMENAEDAEKMGEYCKEKSLKFNGNRLMVYVSRKYRQLKHGHRFPNTAKRDSCEASPVSSRHPEEPPAKKPREEEEQKLQEEEEKVQEEEEQKLQEEEEKVQEEEEQKLQEEEKVQEEEEQKLQEEEEKQELQEEELQEEDLQELQEEDLQELQEQEEQSCTDKKEGETTAKFPDVSKPTSSQNEVTQEVNQEVQLKDNNTLTNQKGHVETQQTDLKPSVASLPLPPFDPNKPIGVEHVTLGYYCRVCLVFYSNEDAAKKTHCSSQTHYEKLQKHLEKEKSKSEKIVKQVTA; from the exons ATGTCTCAGAAGTCACAGTCGGACACTGGTCAGAAGCACTTTGCTGTGGGTCGGGGGCTCCTGGCGGCTGCAGAGACCTTGAACTTTAATCTGAACGAGCAGCGGCCCGGCCGGCCGATGGGAGGCGTGTCGTccggggttgggggggggggcggcatgGAGGGCCCGGAGGGCAGCCCCCAGATGTCCCGCcatggcagcagtggcagccaTCTTGGCAACACCATGAAGTTGTTTGCGAGCCTGGGGCTGTCGCCCTCCGACCTGGACGCGCTGGCGGAGATCCCCGAGGAGGACATCAGCGTGGAGACGCTGCCGCAGATCCTCATGCAGCTCAAGAGCCGCAAGACGGAGGCGGCAGAGCGGCGCTCCATGACCACGATGTCCTCCGATGCGGCCTTTCGTGGCGGGAGCTGGACGGATGTGCAAACGGGGCGGATGGGCAGTTCTTCTCTTGGTCTGGGTTCCGCTCGGCCTCAGCCTTCCGTCGACTTTGGGTTCGGTTCCCTGCAGGATATGGGTCAGAACCGGGGCTTCAACTTTAACTATGCCagcggtggtggtggaggaggagccagCAGAGACCGATCATACTCGGAGCTTTCCCATCATGACTCCTATACTGGGCTGGACATGGGTCCGTCCACTTCTGACCCTGTCTTTATGCAGAGGAGGATTGGCTCACCCTCAAATGGAAAAGTCCAGGACTTCTTGGGAGTCACGCCCACCATGTTCCCCCATGTGTGCTCTCTTTGCGACTTTGATGTACATTCGATTTTG GAGTGGAACCAGCACATCAGCGGTCTTCAGCATGCGGAGAGGCGCCGGCTGCTGCTCAACAT GTACCCGGACTGGGACCCCGGGATGCCGTCCAGCCGAGG GGGGGGTCTCATGAACACCCCCAACCTGTCTGCAGGCCTTTTGGGACCAGTTCCAGGTGCTTCGGTGCAGGTCGGAGGGGGCCTGGCCCCCGGCTGGG GGGGAGGTTCTGTCCAGTCTGCAAACAAGCTGGGACCAAACCAG CCACGAAGTCGTGTGGTTGTGGTGAAGTATGACAGGAAGCCTCTTAGCAACAAGACCCTGTTTGCCTTTACAAAACCCTTCGGGGTCCTGAGAGAGCATCTGGTCCTAAAGAATAAG GCCTTTCTGGAGATGAGCAGCCACGAGGAGGCCGCCGACATGGTCAACTACCACAAAGAGAACCCTGCTTCTCTGTACGGGAAGCCCCTCAGCTTTTATCTGTCCAAGACTCTGCTGGTGATTGAG AAAGATCTCCATTCCACAAACAGACAGGAGCGAACAAATGAACAAGTGATGGAGCGTCACTCCAGAGAGGACAGCATTCAGCACAGTCAGGTGGTCTTCTTCTCCAATCTccccagagaggaggacaagaagaaagAGCTGCTGACCATCGCTGGCCGCTTTGGCGTTGTGGAGAAACACCTCTTTCTCACTGACCAG GCCTTCGTCCAGCTGGGAACGCCGCAGGACGCCAAGATGATGGTGAAGTACTACACCATGAACCCGCTCACCATCAAAGGACGGAAGATCCGCCTCAACATCTGCGCCAAGTACAAGACCCTCGA TACCAGTCGGAGACTAGAAAGAAGTGAAAGGAGTTACGGAGTTGGTGGTTCTTCAACCAGGACCACCTCTGGATCCTTGAgaacctcctcttcctcttcaaagattaaagagaaaaagaaaaagaaggaagaggaggacaaaggaAAGGAGAGTCCAAAATCTGAGGAGAaagtggaggatgaggaggtgtcAGAAGTCCTGGAGAAGGACGAGGAGGCATCAGCGGAGAAGAAGCTGGTCACCAATGGAGACGCAGAAGGGGAGGAGCTAAAAAAGGCCGAGACGATGGAGGAGGAAGTCAAACAAGAG GTTCCTGGCGCTCCGGGGGGCGTGGCCACGGCAGCGGCGGTGGATCCAGGTGATCGGCCAGAAGCAAAAGATGGCGAAGACCAGAGAAACAAAGCTGACCCCAAAGAGAGCGCTGAGGCAGAAGACGTCCTCGGAGATGTG AACATGGAGGACTTTGTGACGCTGGACGAGCTggcggaggacgaggacgaggccGAGCAGGCGGCCGAGAGCATCG ACAGCAGCAAGAGGGGGGTGAGTATGGAGGTCACGCCGGGCCAGCGCGGCCACGCCTGCGTCACGTGTGGGTGGCGTGACGCTTCCGTCTGTCTTCAGGGGATGAGGGTCGTAAACATCGTCGGCTTCCGGCGGGGTTACAATTTCCTCAACGAGCTGCTGGCGCTCGCCAAACCCTTTGGGAAGGTGGTTAAGCATCTGGTCCTGGACCTGCGGGCTGAG GCGTACCTTCAGTTTGAGACGGAGGAACAAGCTAAAACCATGGCCCGCTTCTACAACACCAATGTGACGGCGTCCGTGTGCGGCCGTCCGGTCAGGATCAGCCACTCCACCAGCTACCCCACCATCCAG tGTGGCTCCAGTAAGGTGGTTTATGTCGGCAACATCCCCTCCAGTAGTTTTTCCGACGAGTCCATACTCAAGCTGGCAGAACCTTTCGGCAAAGTCTGCAAATATTTCACCAACCGGATCAAGAGAGAG gcCTTTATTGAAATGGAGAACGCCGAGGACGCGGAGAAAATGGGTGAATACTGCAAAGAGAAGTCTCTGAAGTTTAACGGGAATCGTCTGATGGTCTATGTCAGCAGGAAGTACAGGCAGCTGAAACATGG ACATCGATTTCCCAACACAGCCAAGAGGGACAGCTGTGAAGCCTCACCAGTATCCTCCAGACACCCTGAAGAACCTCCAGCCAAGAAacccagggaggaggaggagcagaagctccaggaggaggaggagaaagtgcaggaggaggaggagcagaagctccaggaggaggaggagaaagtgcaggaggaggaggagcagaagctccaggaggaggagaaagtgcaggaggaggaggagcagaagctccaggaggaggaggagaaa caggagctccaggaggaggagctccaggaggaggacctgcaggagctccaggaggaggacctgcaggagctccaggagcaggaggagcagagctgcactgaTAAGAAGGAAGGAGAAACAACTGCAAAGTTCCCAGATGTTTCCAAGCCGACCAGCAGCCAGAAT gaagtgacccaGGAAGTGAACCAGGAGGTCCAGCTTAAAGACAACAACACATTGACCAATCAGAAGGGACACGTGGAGACCCAACAGACGGACCTTAAACCCAGCGTGGCTTCTTTGCCGCTGCCGCCCTTTGACCCCAACAAGCCCATTG GTGTAGAACATGTGACGTTGGGTTATTACTGTCGtgtctgtttggtgttttaCTCCAACGAAGACGCGGCCAAGAAGACGCACTGCAGCAGCCAGACACACTatgagaagctgcag AAACatctggaaaaggaaaaaagcaagTCCGAGAAGATAGTGAAGCAGGTGACAGCGTAA
- the matr3l1.2 gene encoding matrin 3-like 1.2 isoform X2, which produces MSQKSQSDTGQKHFAVGRGLLAAAETLNFNLNEQRPGRPMGGVSSGVGGGGGMEGPEGSPQMSRHGSSGSHLGNTMKLFASLGLSPSDLDALAEIPEEDISVETLPQILMQLKSRKTEAAERRSMTTMSSDAAFRGGSWTDVQTGRMGSSSLGLGSARPQPSVDFGFGSLQDMGQNRGFNFNYASGGGGGGASRDRSYSELSHHDSYTGLDMGPSTSDPVFMQRRIGSPSNGKVQDFLGVTPTMFPHVCSLCDFDVHSILEWNQHISGLQHAERRRLLLNMYPDWDPGMPSSRGGGLMNTPNLSAGLLGPVPGASVQVGGGLAPGWGGGSVQSANKLGPNQPRSRVVVVKYDRKPLSNKTLFAFTKPFGVLREHLVLKNKAFLEMSSHEEAADMVNYHKENPASLYGKPLSFYLSKTLLVIEKDLHSTNRQERTNEQVMERHSREDSIQHSQVVFFSNLPREEDKKKELLTIAGRFGVVEKHLFLTDQAFVQLGTPQDAKMMVKYYTMNPLTIKGRKIRLNICAKYKTLDTSRRLERSERSYGVGGSSTRTTSGSLRTSSSSSKIKEKKKKKEEEDKGKESPKSEEKVEDEEVSEVLEKDEEASAEKKLVTNGDAEGEELKKAETMEEEVKQEVPGAPGGVATAAAVDPGDRPEAKDGEDQRNKADPKESAEAEDVLGDVNMEDFVTLDELAEDEDEAEQAAESIDSSKRGVSMEVTPGQRGHACVTCGWRDASVCLQGMRVVNIVGFRRGYNFLNELLALAKPFGKVVKHLVLDLRAEAYLQFETEEQAKTMARFYNTNVTASVCGRPVRISHSTSYPTIQCGSSKVVYVGNIPSSSFSDESILKLAEPFGKVCKYFTNRIKREAFIEMENAEDAEKMGEYCKEKSLKFNGNRLMVYVSRKYRQLKHGHRFPNTAKRDSCEASPVSSRHPEEPPAKKPREEEEQKLQEEEEKVQEEEEQKLQEEEEKVQEEEEQKLQEEEKVQEEEEQKLQEEEEKVQEEEEEQELQEQELQEEELQEEDLQELQEEDLQELQEQEEQSCTDKKEGETTAKFPDVSKPTSSQNEVNQEVQLKDNNTLTNQKGHVETQQTDLKPSVASLPLPPFDPNKPIGVEHVTLGYYCRVCLVFYSNEDAAKKTHCSSQTHYEKLQKHLEKEKSKSEKIVKQVTA; this is translated from the exons ATGTCTCAGAAGTCACAGTCGGACACTGGTCAGAAGCACTTTGCTGTGGGTCGGGGGCTCCTGGCGGCTGCAGAGACCTTGAACTTTAATCTGAACGAGCAGCGGCCCGGCCGGCCGATGGGAGGCGTGTCGTccggggttgggggggggggcggcatgGAGGGCCCGGAGGGCAGCCCCCAGATGTCCCGCcatggcagcagtggcagccaTCTTGGCAACACCATGAAGTTGTTTGCGAGCCTGGGGCTGTCGCCCTCCGACCTGGACGCGCTGGCGGAGATCCCCGAGGAGGACATCAGCGTGGAGACGCTGCCGCAGATCCTCATGCAGCTCAAGAGCCGCAAGACGGAGGCGGCAGAGCGGCGCTCCATGACCACGATGTCCTCCGATGCGGCCTTTCGTGGCGGGAGCTGGACGGATGTGCAAACGGGGCGGATGGGCAGTTCTTCTCTTGGTCTGGGTTCCGCTCGGCCTCAGCCTTCCGTCGACTTTGGGTTCGGTTCCCTGCAGGATATGGGTCAGAACCGGGGCTTCAACTTTAACTATGCCagcggtggtggtggaggaggagccagCAGAGACCGATCATACTCGGAGCTTTCCCATCATGACTCCTATACTGGGCTGGACATGGGTCCGTCCACTTCTGACCCTGTCTTTATGCAGAGGAGGATTGGCTCACCCTCAAATGGAAAAGTCCAGGACTTCTTGGGAGTCACGCCCACCATGTTCCCCCATGTGTGCTCTCTTTGCGACTTTGATGTACATTCGATTTTG GAGTGGAACCAGCACATCAGCGGTCTTCAGCATGCGGAGAGGCGCCGGCTGCTGCTCAACAT GTACCCGGACTGGGACCCCGGGATGCCGTCCAGCCGAGG GGGGGGTCTCATGAACACCCCCAACCTGTCTGCAGGCCTTTTGGGACCAGTTCCAGGTGCTTCGGTGCAGGTCGGAGGGGGCCTGGCCCCCGGCTGGG GGGGAGGTTCTGTCCAGTCTGCAAACAAGCTGGGACCAAACCAG CCACGAAGTCGTGTGGTTGTGGTGAAGTATGACAGGAAGCCTCTTAGCAACAAGACCCTGTTTGCCTTTACAAAACCCTTCGGGGTCCTGAGAGAGCATCTGGTCCTAAAGAATAAG GCCTTTCTGGAGATGAGCAGCCACGAGGAGGCCGCCGACATGGTCAACTACCACAAAGAGAACCCTGCTTCTCTGTACGGGAAGCCCCTCAGCTTTTATCTGTCCAAGACTCTGCTGGTGATTGAG AAAGATCTCCATTCCACAAACAGACAGGAGCGAACAAATGAACAAGTGATGGAGCGTCACTCCAGAGAGGACAGCATTCAGCACAGTCAGGTGGTCTTCTTCTCCAATCTccccagagaggaggacaagaagaaagAGCTGCTGACCATCGCTGGCCGCTTTGGCGTTGTGGAGAAACACCTCTTTCTCACTGACCAG GCCTTCGTCCAGCTGGGAACGCCGCAGGACGCCAAGATGATGGTGAAGTACTACACCATGAACCCGCTCACCATCAAAGGACGGAAGATCCGCCTCAACATCTGCGCCAAGTACAAGACCCTCGA TACCAGTCGGAGACTAGAAAGAAGTGAAAGGAGTTACGGAGTTGGTGGTTCTTCAACCAGGACCACCTCTGGATCCTTGAgaacctcctcttcctcttcaaagattaaagagaaaaagaaaaagaaggaagaggaggacaaaggaAAGGAGAGTCCAAAATCTGAGGAGAaagtggaggatgaggaggtgtcAGAAGTCCTGGAGAAGGACGAGGAGGCATCAGCGGAGAAGAAGCTGGTCACCAATGGAGACGCAGAAGGGGAGGAGCTAAAAAAGGCCGAGACGATGGAGGAGGAAGTCAAACAAGAG GTTCCTGGCGCTCCGGGGGGCGTGGCCACGGCAGCGGCGGTGGATCCAGGTGATCGGCCAGAAGCAAAAGATGGCGAAGACCAGAGAAACAAAGCTGACCCCAAAGAGAGCGCTGAGGCAGAAGACGTCCTCGGAGATGTG AACATGGAGGACTTTGTGACGCTGGACGAGCTggcggaggacgaggacgaggccGAGCAGGCGGCCGAGAGCATCG ACAGCAGCAAGAGGGGGGTGAGTATGGAGGTCACGCCGGGCCAGCGCGGCCACGCCTGCGTCACGTGTGGGTGGCGTGACGCTTCCGTCTGTCTTCAGGGGATGAGGGTCGTAAACATCGTCGGCTTCCGGCGGGGTTACAATTTCCTCAACGAGCTGCTGGCGCTCGCCAAACCCTTTGGGAAGGTGGTTAAGCATCTGGTCCTGGACCTGCGGGCTGAG GCGTACCTTCAGTTTGAGACGGAGGAACAAGCTAAAACCATGGCCCGCTTCTACAACACCAATGTGACGGCGTCCGTGTGCGGCCGTCCGGTCAGGATCAGCCACTCCACCAGCTACCCCACCATCCAG tGTGGCTCCAGTAAGGTGGTTTATGTCGGCAACATCCCCTCCAGTAGTTTTTCCGACGAGTCCATACTCAAGCTGGCAGAACCTTTCGGCAAAGTCTGCAAATATTTCACCAACCGGATCAAGAGAGAG gcCTTTATTGAAATGGAGAACGCCGAGGACGCGGAGAAAATGGGTGAATACTGCAAAGAGAAGTCTCTGAAGTTTAACGGGAATCGTCTGATGGTCTATGTCAGCAGGAAGTACAGGCAGCTGAAACATGG ACATCGATTTCCCAACACAGCCAAGAGGGACAGCTGTGAAGCCTCACCAGTATCCTCCAGACACCCTGAAGAACCTCCAGCCAAGAAacccagggaggaggaggagcagaagctccaggaggaggaggagaaagtgcaggaggaggaggagcagaagctccaggaggaggaggagaaagtgcaggaggaggaggagcagaagctccaggaggaggagaaagtgcaggaggaggaggagcagaagctccaggaggaggaggagaaagtgcaggaggaggaggaggagcaggagctccaggagcaggagctccaggaggaggagctccaggaggaggacctgcaggagctccaggaggaggacctgcaggagctccaggagcaggaggagcagagctgcactgaTAAGAAGGAAGGAGAAACAACTGCAAAGTTCCCAGATGTTTCCAAGCCGACCAGCAGCCAGAAT GAAGTGAACCAGGAGGTCCAGCTTAAAGACAACAACACATTGACCAATCAGAAGGGACACGTGGAGACCCAACAGACGGACCTTAAACCCAGCGTGGCTTCTTTGCCGCTGCCGCCCTTTGACCCCAACAAGCCCATTG GTGTAGAACATGTGACGTTGGGTTATTACTGTCGtgtctgtttggtgttttaCTCCAACGAAGACGCGGCCAAGAAGACGCACTGCAGCAGCCAGACACACTatgagaagctgcag AAACatctggaaaaggaaaaaagcaagTCCGAGAAGATAGTGAAGCAGGTGACAGCGTAA
- the matr3l1.2 gene encoding matrin 3-like 1.2 isoform X6, with the protein MSQKSQSDTGQKHFAVGRGLLAAAETLNFNLNEQRPGRPMGGVSSGVGGGGGMEGPEGSPQMSRHGSSGSHLGNTMKLFASLGLSPSDLDALAEIPEEDISVETLPQILMQLKSRKTEAAERRSMTTMSSDAAFRGGSWTDVQTGRMGSSSLGLGSARPQPSVDFGFGSLQDMGQNRGFNFNYASGGGGGGASRDRSYSELSHHDSYTGLDMGPSTSDPVFMQRRIGSPSNGKVQDFLGVTPTMFPHVCSLCDFDVHSILEWNQHISGLQHAERRRLLLNMYPDWDPGMPSSRGGGLMNTPNLSAGLLGPVPGASVQVGGGLAPGWGGGSVQSANKLGPNQPRSRVVVVKYDRKPLSNKTLFAFTKPFGVLREHLVLKNKAFLEMSSHEEAADMVNYHKENPASLYGKPLSFYLSKTLLVIEKDLHSTNRQERTNEQVMERHSREDSIQHSQVVFFSNLPREEDKKKELLTIAGRFGVVEKHLFLTDQAFVQLGTPQDAKMMVKYYTMNPLTIKGRKIRLNICAKYKTLDTSRRLERSERSYGVGGSSTRTTSGSLRTSSSSSKIKEKKKKKEEEDKGKESPKSEEKVEDEEVSEVLEKDEEASAEKKLVTNGDAEGEELKKAETMEEEVKQEVPGAPGGVATAAAVDPGDRPEAKDGEDQRNKADPKESAEAEDVLGDVNMEDFVTLDELAEDEDEAEQAAESIDSSKRGGMRVVNIVGFRRGYNFLNELLALAKPFGKVVKHLVLDLRAEAYLQFETEEQAKTMARFYNTNVTASVCGRPVRISHSTSYPTIQCGSSKVVYVGNIPSSSFSDESILKLAEPFGKVCKYFTNRIKREAFIEMENAEDAEKMGEYCKEKSLKFNGNRLMVYVSRKYRQLKHGHRFPNTAKRDSCEASPVSSRHPEEPPAKKPREEEEQKLQEEEEKVQEEEEQKLQEEEEKVQEEEEQKLQEEEKVQEEEEQKLQEEEEKVQEEEEEQELQEQELQEEELQEEDLQELQEEDLQELQEQEEQSCTDKKEGETTAKFPDVSKPTSSQNEVTQEVNQEVQLKDNNTLTNQKGHVETQQTDLKPSVASLPLPPFDPNKPIGVEHVTLGYYCRVCLVFYSNEDAAKKTHCSSQTHYEKLQKHLEKEKSKSEKIVKQVTA; encoded by the exons ATGTCTCAGAAGTCACAGTCGGACACTGGTCAGAAGCACTTTGCTGTGGGTCGGGGGCTCCTGGCGGCTGCAGAGACCTTGAACTTTAATCTGAACGAGCAGCGGCCCGGCCGGCCGATGGGAGGCGTGTCGTccggggttgggggggggggcggcatgGAGGGCCCGGAGGGCAGCCCCCAGATGTCCCGCcatggcagcagtggcagccaTCTTGGCAACACCATGAAGTTGTTTGCGAGCCTGGGGCTGTCGCCCTCCGACCTGGACGCGCTGGCGGAGATCCCCGAGGAGGACATCAGCGTGGAGACGCTGCCGCAGATCCTCATGCAGCTCAAGAGCCGCAAGACGGAGGCGGCAGAGCGGCGCTCCATGACCACGATGTCCTCCGATGCGGCCTTTCGTGGCGGGAGCTGGACGGATGTGCAAACGGGGCGGATGGGCAGTTCTTCTCTTGGTCTGGGTTCCGCTCGGCCTCAGCCTTCCGTCGACTTTGGGTTCGGTTCCCTGCAGGATATGGGTCAGAACCGGGGCTTCAACTTTAACTATGCCagcggtggtggtggaggaggagccagCAGAGACCGATCATACTCGGAGCTTTCCCATCATGACTCCTATACTGGGCTGGACATGGGTCCGTCCACTTCTGACCCTGTCTTTATGCAGAGGAGGATTGGCTCACCCTCAAATGGAAAAGTCCAGGACTTCTTGGGAGTCACGCCCACCATGTTCCCCCATGTGTGCTCTCTTTGCGACTTTGATGTACATTCGATTTTG GAGTGGAACCAGCACATCAGCGGTCTTCAGCATGCGGAGAGGCGCCGGCTGCTGCTCAACAT GTACCCGGACTGGGACCCCGGGATGCCGTCCAGCCGAGG GGGGGGTCTCATGAACACCCCCAACCTGTCTGCAGGCCTTTTGGGACCAGTTCCAGGTGCTTCGGTGCAGGTCGGAGGGGGCCTGGCCCCCGGCTGGG GGGGAGGTTCTGTCCAGTCTGCAAACAAGCTGGGACCAAACCAG CCACGAAGTCGTGTGGTTGTGGTGAAGTATGACAGGAAGCCTCTTAGCAACAAGACCCTGTTTGCCTTTACAAAACCCTTCGGGGTCCTGAGAGAGCATCTGGTCCTAAAGAATAAG GCCTTTCTGGAGATGAGCAGCCACGAGGAGGCCGCCGACATGGTCAACTACCACAAAGAGAACCCTGCTTCTCTGTACGGGAAGCCCCTCAGCTTTTATCTGTCCAAGACTCTGCTGGTGATTGAG AAAGATCTCCATTCCACAAACAGACAGGAGCGAACAAATGAACAAGTGATGGAGCGTCACTCCAGAGAGGACAGCATTCAGCACAGTCAGGTGGTCTTCTTCTCCAATCTccccagagaggaggacaagaagaaagAGCTGCTGACCATCGCTGGCCGCTTTGGCGTTGTGGAGAAACACCTCTTTCTCACTGACCAG GCCTTCGTCCAGCTGGGAACGCCGCAGGACGCCAAGATGATGGTGAAGTACTACACCATGAACCCGCTCACCATCAAAGGACGGAAGATCCGCCTCAACATCTGCGCCAAGTACAAGACCCTCGA TACCAGTCGGAGACTAGAAAGAAGTGAAAGGAGTTACGGAGTTGGTGGTTCTTCAACCAGGACCACCTCTGGATCCTTGAgaacctcctcttcctcttcaaagattaaagagaaaaagaaaaagaaggaagaggaggacaaaggaAAGGAGAGTCCAAAATCTGAGGAGAaagtggaggatgaggaggtgtcAGAAGTCCTGGAGAAGGACGAGGAGGCATCAGCGGAGAAGAAGCTGGTCACCAATGGAGACGCAGAAGGGGAGGAGCTAAAAAAGGCCGAGACGATGGAGGAGGAAGTCAAACAAGAG GTTCCTGGCGCTCCGGGGGGCGTGGCCACGGCAGCGGCGGTGGATCCAGGTGATCGGCCAGAAGCAAAAGATGGCGAAGACCAGAGAAACAAAGCTGACCCCAAAGAGAGCGCTGAGGCAGAAGACGTCCTCGGAGATGTG AACATGGAGGACTTTGTGACGCTGGACGAGCTggcggaggacgaggacgaggccGAGCAGGCGGCCGAGAGCATCG ACAGCAGCAAGAGGGGG GGGATGAGGGTCGTAAACATCGTCGGCTTCCGGCGGGGTTACAATTTCCTCAACGAGCTGCTGGCGCTCGCCAAACCCTTTGGGAAGGTGGTTAAGCATCTGGTCCTGGACCTGCGGGCTGAG GCGTACCTTCAGTTTGAGACGGAGGAACAAGCTAAAACCATGGCCCGCTTCTACAACACCAATGTGACGGCGTCCGTGTGCGGCCGTCCGGTCAGGATCAGCCACTCCACCAGCTACCCCACCATCCAG tGTGGCTCCAGTAAGGTGGTTTATGTCGGCAACATCCCCTCCAGTAGTTTTTCCGACGAGTCCATACTCAAGCTGGCAGAACCTTTCGGCAAAGTCTGCAAATATTTCACCAACCGGATCAAGAGAGAG gcCTTTATTGAAATGGAGAACGCCGAGGACGCGGAGAAAATGGGTGAATACTGCAAAGAGAAGTCTCTGAAGTTTAACGGGAATCGTCTGATGGTCTATGTCAGCAGGAAGTACAGGCAGCTGAAACATGG ACATCGATTTCCCAACACAGCCAAGAGGGACAGCTGTGAAGCCTCACCAGTATCCTCCAGACACCCTGAAGAACCTCCAGCCAAGAAacccagggaggaggaggagcagaagctccaggaggaggaggagaaagtgcaggaggaggaggagcagaagctccaggaggaggaggagaaagtgcaggaggaggaggagcagaagctccaggaggaggagaaagtgcaggaggaggaggagcagaagctccaggaggaggaggagaaagtgcaggaggaggaggaggagcaggagctccaggagcaggagctccaggaggaggagctccaggaggaggacctgcaggagctccaggaggaggacctgcaggagctccaggagcaggaggagcagagctgcactgaTAAGAAGGAAGGAGAAACAACTGCAAAGTTCCCAGATGTTTCCAAGCCGACCAGCAGCCAGAAT gaagtgacccaGGAAGTGAACCAGGAGGTCCAGCTTAAAGACAACAACACATTGACCAATCAGAAGGGACACGTGGAGACCCAACAGACGGACCTTAAACCCAGCGTGGCTTCTTTGCCGCTGCCGCCCTTTGACCCCAACAAGCCCATTG GTGTAGAACATGTGACGTTGGGTTATTACTGTCGtgtctgtttggtgttttaCTCCAACGAAGACGCGGCCAAGAAGACGCACTGCAGCAGCCAGACACACTatgagaagctgcag AAACatctggaaaaggaaaaaagcaagTCCGAGAAGATAGTGAAGCAGGTGACAGCGTAA